The DNA window CGGGCTATGACTGGGGTGGACGCGCTGCCTGTATCGTTGCCCTCGTGGCGCCTGAGCGCGTGCGCGCGCTCGTCACCATCGGAGGCTATAACGTCCAAAACACCCTGGGGCCGCCGCGCCCCGCCAGCCCGCTCGAGGAGCGAGCGTACTGGTATCAGTGGTATTTCAATACGGAGCGCGGCCGCCTGGGCCTCGAGCAGAACCGGCGCGAGCTGTGTCGCTTCCTGTGGCAGGAGTGGTCGCCGACCTGGCGGTTCGATGACGCCACCTTCGACCGGACGGCGCCGTCATTCGACAATCCTGACTTCGTCGAGGTGGTGATCCATTCCTATCGCCATCGCCACGGCAATGCGCCCAGCGACCCACGCTTCGATGCCATGGAGCGCCGACTTGCGGAGCGGCCTCCCATCACCGTACCCAGCGTGGCGCTCTGGGGCGGCGATGATGGGGTCGATCCCACGCGCCGCTCGGAGCGGCACATGTCGCTGTTTCCCGGCGGCACCGAGCGTCGCATCGTGGCCGGCGTCGGTCATTTCATGCCGCGCGAGCAACCCGCGGCCGTGGTCGAGGCGATGCGGGAACTCCTCGCGAAGTCCGAGTAGAAATCGGGAGCCCTCCACGCCCTTGCGGGCGGCGACGATATGTGCGCCTCGCCGCTCCTGACCGCGGTGGTCGAGGGGGGAAAGCTCGGCCCTCACGATCCGCTTTCGCATCCGGTGCCATGGTGGAGCCTCACGAAGGTGGCGCTGGCCGCGGGCGCCCTCGCCCTCGTGGCGCGAGAAAAGCTCGCGCTGGACGCGCCCCTCGCCGGGCGGCCCTTCACCTTGCGCCAGCTCCTGCAGCACACGGCGGGTGTCCCCGACTACGGCGGGCTTGCCGCCTATCACGAGGCCGTGGCGAGGAGCGACGAGCCCTGGAGTACGCACGAGCTCTTGCGGCGCGCCGATGCGGAGACCTTGCTCTTTCCGCCAGGACGAGGCTGGGCCTATTCGAATGTCGGATACCTCATCGTCCGTCGCCTCATCGAGGACGCGGCAGGCGAAGAGATCGACGCGGCGCTTCAGCGCCTGGTGTTCACCCCATTGCGGGTGCCGGGGGTGCGGCTCGCGCGCGTCCCTAGCGATCTCGGCGTCACCGCGTGGGGCAATGAGGCGGGCTACCATCCGGGCTGGGTCTATCACGGCCTTCTGATCGGCACGCCGGGCGAGGCCGCGCTGTTCCTCGATCGCCTGCTCTCGGGTCCTTTGCTCCCGCCCGCGCTGCTGGACGCCATGGCTGAGCCTTACCCTCTCGGCGGGCCCATGCAGCGCCGGCCGTGGCGCACGCCGGGCTACGGCCTCGGCCTCATGATAGATGTCGCGTCTCCCCGAGGCCGGTGCCACGGTCATACGGGCCAGGGACCGGGCAGCACGGCGGCCGCCTACCGCTTCGCTGATCTCGACTCGCCATGTACGGCGTCGGCATTTGCGCCGGTGGAGGACCAAGGGGTCGTCGAACAGGCCGTGCTCGCCTTGCCAAAGACGATGAGCTAGAGTGCCGAAGATGCCCATCACCCGGGGAGAAGGAGTGACTGAGCGATGACGAAAGACGAGCTGAAGCGGCGCATCTTCGAGGCGATCGACAAGCGGGCCGACGAGATCATCGGCATCGGCGAGCGCATTCTCAAGAATCCGGAGATGGGCTTCAAGGAAGTCAAGACGGCGGCCCTGGTTCAGGAGACCTTCCAGCGACTGGGTCTGGAGTCGCGCACCGGGCTCGCCATGACCGGGGTGCGGGCGGATGCCCGCGGGCGCGCGGGCGAGGGCCCGACCTTCGCGCTGCTCGGCGAGCTCGACGGCCTCCGCGTCACGGGCCATCCGCAGGCTGATCCCGAGACGGGCGCCGCCCACGCATGCGGCCACAATGCCCAGGTGGCCGGGATGCTGGGGGCGGCCATGGGGCTCGTCGACGCCAAGGCCTTCGATCATCTCGCCGGGCGGGTGGCCCTCTTCGCCGTCCCCGCCGAGGAGGGCGGCGACATCGAGTGGCGTCAGGCCCAGATCAGGGCGGGCAGGCTCGAGTTCCCGTGCGGCAAGCAGGAGCTGATCAAGCTGGGCTGCTTCGACGACGTGGATCTCGCCATGATGATCCACACCAACTGGCGCGCCGAGGACGGCAAGGCCGGCGTGCCCGCGTCCAACAATGGCCGGGTGGGGAAGACCGCGCGATTCGTGGGCCGCGCGTCCCATGCCGGCGGAGCGCCGCACATGGGGGTGAACGCCCTCTATGCCGCCCAGATCGGGCTCGCCGCCATCAATGCCCTCCGCGAGACGTTTCGCGACGAAGACTCGATCCGCGTCCACCCCATTCTCACGCATGGCGGGTCGCAGGTGAACGTGATCCCGGGCGAGGCACGCCTCGAGATGTACGTGAGGGGCAAGAATGCGGAAGGCGTGCTCGACGCGAGCCGGAAGGTGGACCGGGCCCTTCGCGCCGGCGCCCTGGCTCTGGGCGCGCAAGTGGAGATCGAGACGCTGCCCGGGCCCATGCCGCTGCTCTGCGATCAGAGCATGTCCAGGCTCTTCGAGAGTACGGCCAAAGGCCTCGTGGGCCAGGAGCAGTATCGGGACATCCCGCATCGATCGGGGTCGACGGACATGGGAGACGTGAGCCAGATCATGCCGAGC is part of the Candidatus Methylomirabilota bacterium genome and encodes:
- a CDS encoding alpha/beta hydrolase; the protein is GYDWGGRAACIVALVAPERVRALVTIGGYNVQNTLGPPRPASPLEERAYWYQWYFNTERGRLGLEQNRRELCRFLWQEWSPTWRFDDATFDRTAPSFDNPDFVEVVIHSYRHRHGNAPSDPRFDAMERRLAERPPITVPSVALWGGDDGVDPTRRSERHMSLFPGGTERRIVAGVGHFMPREQPAAVVEAMRELLAKSE
- a CDS encoding serine hydrolase domain-containing protein, translated to MCASPLLTAVVEGGKLGPHDPLSHPVPWWSLTKVALAAGALALVAREKLALDAPLAGRPFTLRQLLQHTAGVPDYGGLAAYHEAVARSDEPWSTHELLRRADAETLLFPPGRGWAYSNVGYLIVRRLIEDAAGEEIDAALQRLVFTPLRVPGVRLARVPSDLGVTAWGNEAGYHPGWVYHGLLIGTPGEAALFLDRLLSGPLLPPALLDAMAEPYPLGGPMQRRPWRTPGYGLGLMIDVASPRGRCHGHTGQGPGSTAAAYRFADLDSPCTASAFAPVEDQGVVEQAVLALPKTMS
- a CDS encoding amidohydrolase, which gives rise to MTKDELKRRIFEAIDKRADEIIGIGERILKNPEMGFKEVKTAALVQETFQRLGLESRTGLAMTGVRADARGRAGEGPTFALLGELDGLRVTGHPQADPETGAAHACGHNAQVAGMLGAAMGLVDAKAFDHLAGRVALFAVPAEEGGDIEWRQAQIRAGRLEFPCGKQELIKLGCFDDVDLAMMIHTNWRAEDGKAGVPASNNGRVGKTARFVGRASHAGGAPHMGVNALYAAQIGLAAINALRETFRDEDSIRVHPILTHGGSQVNVIPGEARLEMYVRGKNAEGVLDASRKVDRALRAGALALGAQVEIETLPGPMPLLCDQSMSRLFESTAKGLVGQEQYRDIPHRSGSTDMGDVSQIMPSLHPYMGGAQGPGHAATFAIVDKQLGYVLPAKALAAMVVDLLADGAAGAREIVAKAKPPMSREDYLTFQRGMARRELFDGAAPSKSS